The Exiguobacterium aurantiacum DSM 6208 genome includes a window with the following:
- a CDS encoding PepSY domain-containing protein, with the protein MKKRYWLVGIGVAVVAALMTKKVLDERSLSAEDALEYTKRAFSAKGHVQGAWISASPEVYTYDGREYDVFKGGISVLENDEEKTYQFTVDSETGALLEYA; encoded by the coding sequence ATGAAGAAAAGGTATTGGTTAGTTGGAATCGGGGTCGCTGTCGTTGCCGCACTTATGACGAAAAAAGTATTAGATGAACGAAGCTTATCGGCCGAAGATGCGCTCGAATATACGAAACGCGCGTTTTCAGCCAAAGGTCACGTCCAAGGGGCATGGATCTCGGCATCTCCTGAGGTTTATACTTACGATGGTCGCGAATATGACGTCTTCAAAGGCGGCATTTCTGTCCTTGAGAACGATGAAGAAAAGACGTACCAATTCACGGTCGACTCAGAGACAGGTGCTTTACTCGAATATGCATGA
- a CDS encoding M42 family metallopeptidase — protein MEQKTRDLFKTLTELPGAPGFESEVRSFVRDRITPHVDEVMTDGIGSIFGKRVGDESGPRIMVAGHMDEVAFMVTRITDNGMLYIQPLGGWWNQVLMAQRFDIVTADGKIPGVVASTPPHLLGPDAMNKPMEIKQMFIDIGADSKEEAESWGVRPGLPAIPSSEFTPLHHPKKIMAKAWDNRYGVGLAVELLEETTKADHPNILFSGATVQEEVGLRGAQTAAEMIQPDVALVLDASPANDASGNKTEFGQLGEGALIRILDRVMVMSPEMRDFLLDTASDENIKTQYFVSPGGTDAGRIHLSGQGVPTAVIGVAARYIHTHASILHTDDYDAAKALLKALVKRLDRSTMETLRASR, from the coding sequence ATGGAACAAAAAACGAGAGATTTATTCAAGACGCTGACCGAGCTGCCAGGTGCACCGGGCTTTGAGTCGGAAGTGCGCAGTTTCGTGCGGGACCGCATCACACCGCACGTCGATGAAGTCATGACGGACGGCATCGGTTCGATTTTCGGGAAGCGTGTCGGAGACGAATCGGGACCGCGAATCATGGTCGCTGGCCATATGGATGAAGTCGCGTTCATGGTCACCCGGATCACGGACAACGGCATGTTATACATACAACCACTCGGCGGCTGGTGGAACCAAGTGCTCATGGCCCAACGATTTGATATCGTGACAGCGGACGGAAAGATTCCAGGGGTCGTCGCCTCGACACCACCGCACTTGCTCGGGCCAGACGCGATGAACAAACCGATGGAAATCAAACAGATGTTCATCGACATCGGGGCCGATTCGAAAGAAGAGGCGGAGTCTTGGGGAGTACGTCCGGGTCTTCCGGCCATCCCGTCAAGCGAGTTCACACCGCTCCATCATCCGAAAAAGATCATGGCGAAAGCGTGGGACAACCGCTACGGCGTCGGTCTCGCTGTCGAGCTGTTAGAAGAGACGACGAAAGCGGACCATCCGAACATTTTGTTCTCCGGTGCGACCGTACAAGAAGAAGTCGGGCTTCGTGGCGCTCAGACAGCTGCCGAGATGATTCAACCGGACGTCGCCCTCGTGCTCGATGCGTCACCGGCGAACGATGCGTCGGGAAACAAGACCGAGTTCGGCCAACTTGGAGAAGGGGCGCTCATCCGCATTCTCGACCGCGTCATGGTCATGTCCCCTGAGATGCGTGATTTCTTGCTCGATACGGCGTCAGACGAAAACATTAAAACGCAATACTTTGTCTCCCCAGGTGGCACGGACGCCGGTCGGATCCACTTAAGCGGTCAAGGCGTACCGACGGCCGTCATCGGGGTTGCGGCCCGTTACATTCACACGCACGCATCGATTCTCCATACGGACGATTACGACGCGGCGAAAGCGCTCTTGAAGGCGCTCGTCAAGCGGCTCGACCGCTCAACGATGGAAACGTTGCGCGCCTCCCGTTGA
- a CDS encoding PTS transporter subunit IIC — protein MLKKKGITLSPSLYFVTVLSYMALGLFSTLIIGLIMKTIGGQLAEAALGNFGPTLIAIGDVAIGLTGPAIGIAIAYALQAPPLILFSALVVGTFGYEFGPAGSYVATLLAVEVAKLVSKSTKLDILVTPFTTIAVGYVSATYIGKYVGLFMTQLGTWIEWGTEQQPLFMGVVVATLMGLALTAPISSAAIALMLGLSGVAAGAATVGCAAQMIGFAVTSYRDNGIGGAIAQGIGTSMLQVGNVVKNPWILLPPTLAGAVLAPIAILLFELESVAAGAGMGTSGLVGPIVMLETMGFSWHTLIVVSGFLIVGPAILSYAVYQVLFRMDRIRPNDMKIEY, from the coding sequence ATGCTCAAGAAAAAAGGCATCACGTTAAGCCCGTCCTTGTACTTCGTGACGGTGCTTAGTTATATGGCGCTCGGTTTGTTCAGCACACTGATCATCGGATTGATCATGAAGACGATCGGCGGTCAATTGGCCGAGGCGGCGCTTGGCAATTTTGGTCCGACGCTCATCGCCATTGGCGACGTCGCAATCGGCTTGACCGGTCCGGCCATCGGTATTGCCATCGCCTATGCCCTGCAGGCACCGCCGCTCATCTTGTTCTCGGCGCTCGTCGTCGGGACGTTCGGCTATGAGTTCGGTCCGGCCGGTAGTTATGTGGCAACGCTTCTCGCCGTCGAAGTGGCGAAACTCGTCTCCAAGTCGACAAAGCTTGATATTCTCGTCACCCCGTTCACGACGATCGCGGTCGGTTATGTGAGTGCGACGTACATCGGAAAGTATGTCGGGCTGTTCATGACGCAACTCGGGACGTGGATTGAGTGGGGGACCGAGCAACAACCGCTCTTCATGGGTGTCGTTGTGGCGACGCTTATGGGACTCGCGTTGACGGCTCCAATCTCGAGTGCGGCCATCGCGCTCATGCTCGGATTGAGCGGAGTCGCCGCCGGCGCTGCGACGGTCGGTTGTGCGGCGCAGATGATCGGTTTTGCTGTCACAAGTTATCGAGATAATGGAATCGGCGGGGCGATCGCACAAGGCATCGGGACATCGATGCTTCAAGTCGGGAACGTCGTGAAAAATCCGTGGATTTTGCTTCCGCCGACACTTGCCGGGGCCGTGTTGGCGCCGATAGCCATCTTACTATTCGAACTAGAGAGCGTTGCAGCGGGTGCCGGTATGGGGACGAGCGGTCTCGTCGGGCCGATCGTCATGCTCGAGACGATGGGCTTCAGCTGGCATACGCTCATCGTCGTCTCGGGTTTCCTGATCGTCGGACCAGCGATTCTCAGCTATGCCGTCTATCAAGTGCTTTTCCGGATGGACCGGATTCGACCGAACGACATGAAAATCGAATATTGA
- a CDS encoding thioredoxin family protein, giving the protein MKQLKTMTEYTEAKQGKSIFMFSATWCGDCRFLDPFMPEIEAKFSDWTFYYVDRDEWIELAQELDIFGIPSFVAFNEGQEVDRYVGRERKTPEQVEAFVNGLG; this is encoded by the coding sequence ATGAAACAATTGAAAACAATGACGGAATATACAGAAGCTAAACAAGGAAAGAGTATTTTCATGTTTTCAGCGACATGGTGTGGGGATTGCCGTTTTCTCGACCCGTTCATGCCTGAAATCGAAGCGAAATTCTCGGATTGGACGTTTTACTACGTTGATCGTGACGAGTGGATCGAGCTTGCCCAAGAGTTAGATATTTTTGGAATCCCAAGCTTCGTCGCTTTCAATGAAGGCCAAGAGGTCGACCGTTACGTCGGTCGCGAGCGGAAGACACCTGAGCAAGTCGAAGCGTTCGTCAACGGGCTAGGGTGA
- a CDS encoding DUF1444 family protein, whose amino-acid sequence MERNELRRHIEGHFTDGYRTSYDRENEVLRIERTNDRFGVNIRLAPLVAKTKVRGTVAVEEVVEYIQTALAADDAVTLAGNEANIYPVIRAASFAKETKRGQALVTTPHTAETAIFYALDLGNGYRLIEERHLGELSQPQVEALALENVKTLPTDMKTDTVAGNTFYFLSTRDGYEASRILNEDFLRVMERRIEGDMLVGVPHQDVLVVADIRNDEGYDVMQQLMFDFFTNGRIPVTALAFHYEAGVFEPIFIVGKKNPPTDA is encoded by the coding sequence ATGGAACGCAATGAATTGAGACGTCACATCGAGGGGCACTTTACGGACGGCTATCGTACGTCCTACGACCGTGAAAACGAGGTGCTTCGCATTGAACGCACGAACGACCGTTTCGGTGTCAACATCCGCTTAGCCCCGCTCGTGGCGAAAACGAAAGTTCGTGGGACCGTCGCGGTCGAAGAAGTGGTCGAATATATTCAAACCGCACTCGCTGCGGATGATGCGGTCACCCTTGCCGGAAATGAAGCAAATATTTATCCGGTCATACGGGCCGCCTCGTTCGCAAAAGAGACGAAACGCGGGCAAGCGCTCGTCACGACACCTCATACGGCCGAAACCGCTATCTTTTATGCGCTCGACCTCGGTAACGGCTATCGGTTGATCGAAGAGCGTCATCTAGGGGAGCTATCGCAACCGCAAGTGGAGGCGCTCGCGCTGGAGAACGTCAAAACGCTGCCGACCGACATGAAGACGGACACGGTCGCCGGTAACACATTCTACTTTCTGTCGACGCGTGATGGCTACGAGGCGTCGCGGATCTTGAATGAAGATTTCTTACGGGTCATGGAGCGTCGGATCGAAGGAGATATGCTCGTCGGGGTTCCGCATCAAGACGTCTTGGTCGTGGCCGACATCCGAAACGATGAGGGATACGATGTGATGCAACAGCTCATGTTCGATTTTTTCACGAACGGACGGATCCCGGTGACGGCACTCGCCTTCCATTATGAAGCTGGCGTATTTGAACCAATTTTTATTGTTGGAAAAAAGAACCCACCAACAGACGCATAA
- the ytpR gene encoding YtpR family tRNA-binding protein — protein sequence MQINAFYNREGIGDVLMVLLREGDRHHQIVERKDDVAIVKATDGKVNGYNVFNASNYFNVSDWHGPVELTAELIETLGVILRKQNIEADLSGVDFTPKFVVGYVESAEKHPDADKLSICQVETDQGTVQIVCGAPNVAAGQKVVVAKPGAVMPSGLIIRPSKLRGESSQGMICSARELNLPDAPQEKGILVLDDEYEVGKAFEIGR from the coding sequence ATGCAAATCAATGCTTTTTATAACCGTGAAGGAATCGGCGACGTTCTCATGGTGTTGTTAAGAGAAGGAGATCGCCATCACCAAATCGTGGAACGGAAAGATGACGTGGCCATCGTCAAGGCGACGGATGGAAAAGTGAACGGCTACAACGTGTTCAATGCGAGTAACTATTTTAACGTCTCTGACTGGCACGGACCAGTCGAATTGACAGCTGAGCTGATTGAGACGCTCGGTGTCATCTTGCGTAAACAAAATATCGAGGCAGACTTGTCCGGCGTCGACTTCACACCGAAATTTGTCGTCGGTTACGTCGAGTCGGCCGAGAAACATCCGGATGCCGACAAACTGTCGATTTGCCAAGTCGAGACCGATCAAGGGACGGTGCAAATCGTCTGTGGCGCACCGAACGTTGCGGCCGGCCAAAAAGTCGTCGTCGCGAAGCCTGGTGCGGTCATGCCGTCGGGTCTCATTATCCGACCGTCTAAACTTCGGGGAGAAAGCTCGCAAGGAATGATCTGCTCGGCTCGTGAGTTGAACTTACCGGATGCTCCGCAAGAAAAAGGGATTTTGGTGTTAGATGACGAATATGAAGTAGGGAAAGCATTTGAAATCGGTCGCTAA
- the murC gene encoding UDP-N-acetylmuramate--L-alanine ligase, protein MNRYHFVGIKGTGMSPLAQILNDMNNEVRGSDVDKAFFTEEALNRKGIEILPFDPENITEGQIVVQGNAFTDDHPEVVRARELGLTIYKYYEFLGELADHYTSVAITGSHGKTSTTGLLAHVMRGIEPTSFLIGDGTGEGVEDSKNFVFEACEYKRHFLYYRPDYAIMTNIDFDHSDYFSGLDDVIDAFQEMAKQVKKGIIACGDDENLQHIQANVPIVYYGFGEHNDFRAENVNSTDRGTTFDVFLRDDYYGEFRIPGYGNHSVLNALAVIATCDYETLPKELVKERLETFNGVKRRFSESTLGRQVLVDDYAHHPREISATVESARKKYSGREVVAIFQPHTYTRLKSFMDDFATALAEADAVYLCDIFGSAREQEGTVTIEDLQSRIDGAHILKRGGTQVLQAHDTAVLLFMGAGDIQTYQREYENHAQLEA, encoded by the coding sequence ATGAACCGTTATCACTTCGTCGGAATTAAAGGAACGGGCATGAGTCCTTTAGCTCAAATTTTAAATGATATGAACAATGAAGTCCGAGGTTCGGACGTTGACAAAGCATTTTTTACTGAAGAAGCATTGAACCGAAAAGGAATTGAAATCCTTCCGTTTGATCCAGAGAATATTACCGAGGGCCAAATCGTCGTGCAAGGCAATGCCTTTACAGACGACCATCCTGAAGTCGTCCGGGCCCGTGAGCTCGGGTTGACGATATACAAGTACTATGAGTTTCTTGGTGAATTGGCAGACCATTACACGAGTGTCGCCATCACCGGGTCTCATGGGAAAACTTCGACAACGGGTCTGCTTGCCCACGTCATGCGCGGCATTGAGCCGACGTCATTCTTGATTGGTGACGGGACGGGTGAAGGGGTAGAGGACTCGAAAAACTTCGTTTTCGAAGCTTGCGAGTATAAGCGTCACTTCCTTTATTATCGTCCTGACTATGCCATCATGACGAATATCGACTTTGACCACTCAGATTACTTCTCCGGACTTGATGACGTTATCGATGCGTTCCAGGAAATGGCGAAACAGGTGAAGAAAGGTATCATCGCATGTGGCGATGATGAAAACCTGCAACACATTCAAGCGAACGTACCGATCGTTTACTACGGATTTGGCGAGCACAACGATTTCCGCGCGGAAAACGTGAATTCGACTGACCGCGGGACGACGTTTGACGTCTTCTTGCGCGACGATTATTATGGCGAGTTCCGGATTCCGGGATACGGCAACCACAGCGTGTTGAACGCCCTTGCCGTCATCGCGACATGCGACTACGAGACGTTGCCAAAAGAGCTCGTCAAAGAGCGTCTCGAGACGTTCAATGGCGTAAAACGCCGATTCAGCGAGTCGACGCTCGGTCGTCAAGTGCTCGTCGATGACTATGCGCATCACCCACGAGAAATCAGTGCGACGGTCGAATCGGCACGGAAGAAGTACAGCGGACGGGAAGTCGTCGCGATTTTCCAACCACATACGTACACTCGTCTCAAATCGTTCATGGACGATTTTGCCACGGCATTGGCCGAAGCAGACGCGGTTTACTTGTGCGATATCTTCGGTTCGGCGCGTGAACAAGAAGGGACGGTCACGATTGAAGACCTCCAATCCCGGATTGACGGTGCGCATATATTGAAGCGTGGCGGCACGCAAGTGTTGCAAGCGCACGACACGGCAGTGCTCCTCTTTATGGGGGCAGGCGACATTCAAACGTATCAACGTGAGTATGAGAACCACGCCCAACTCGAAGCGTAA
- a CDS encoding Dps family protein: MASQGALNTLNKEVANYGLLFVKLHNYHWYISGPHFFTYHEKLEELYNLIAELYDDVAERLLMNDGEPYATMKEYLEHSTLQEGDRHADTEQMIKDVIGDFKQIRQEMQDAMEKFEDGDEAIEDTFVSHIERLEKEIWMMSAALGKKTKL; encoded by the coding sequence ATGGCAAGTCAAGGCGCACTGAACACGTTGAACAAAGAGGTGGCCAACTATGGCCTATTGTTCGTCAAACTCCATAATTACCATTGGTACATTAGTGGACCGCACTTTTTCACGTATCATGAGAAGTTAGAGGAACTGTACAATTTGATTGCTGAGCTCTATGATGACGTCGCCGAACGTCTACTCATGAACGACGGGGAACCATACGCGACGATGAAAGAATATCTTGAACATTCAACGTTGCAAGAAGGAGACCGTCACGCTGATACGGAGCAAATGATCAAAGATGTCATCGGTGACTTCAAACAAATCCGTCAAGAAATGCAAGATGCGATGGAAAAATTTGAAGACGGGGACGAGGCGATTGAAGACACGTTCGTCTCACATATCGAACGACTCGAAAAAGAGATTTGGATGATGTCCGCAGCGCTCGGCAAAAAGACAAAATTATAA
- a CDS encoding aminopeptidase, with product MRDPRITQLADGLINYSVELKRGERVLIENFGVEEALVEALVEKAYEAGGHPFVLLKESRILRKLYTQASREQLELMADIERKQMQAMDAYIGLRAGDNINELSDVPADQQKLVGATIGKMHTEDRVKGTRWVVLRYPSPSMAQLAGKSTEAFEDFYFNVCTLDYGKMDHAMDALVSLMDKTDRVTIKGPGTDLSFSIKDIPAIKCSGQMNIPDGEVFTAPVKDSINGVITYNTPSPYHGFTFENVKLTFKDGKIIDATANDTDRINEVFNTDEGARYVGEFAIGVNPYIQHPMKDILFDEKIDGSFHFTPGQAYDDAYNGNDSTIHWDLVNIQRPDYGGGEIWFDDVLIRKDGRFVIDELKPLNPENLK from the coding sequence ATGAGAGATCCAAGAATCACACAACTCGCAGACGGGTTGATCAATTATTCGGTCGAATTGAAGCGAGGAGAACGCGTACTGATTGAAAACTTTGGTGTCGAGGAAGCGCTCGTCGAGGCGCTCGTCGAAAAAGCATACGAGGCCGGGGGGCATCCGTTCGTCTTACTGAAAGAGAGCCGCATTTTGCGTAAACTATACACGCAAGCGAGTCGGGAGCAGCTCGAGCTGATGGCAGACATCGAGCGTAAGCAGATGCAAGCGATGGATGCGTACATCGGACTTCGGGCCGGGGACAACATCAATGAACTGTCGGACGTGCCCGCCGATCAGCAAAAGCTCGTCGGGGCGACAATCGGCAAAATGCATACCGAGGATCGCGTGAAAGGAACGAGATGGGTCGTGCTCCGCTACCCATCCCCATCGATGGCACAGCTTGCCGGCAAGTCGACCGAGGCGTTCGAAGATTTCTATTTCAACGTCTGTACGCTCGACTACGGAAAGATGGACCATGCGATGGATGCGCTCGTGTCCCTCATGGACAAGACGGACCGTGTCACCATTAAAGGACCGGGGACGGACCTTTCGTTCTCGATCAAAGATATCCCGGCCATCAAGTGTTCAGGTCAAATGAACATCCCGGACGGTGAAGTGTTCACGGCACCGGTAAAAGATTCGATCAACGGTGTCATCACATATAACACGCCGTCACCGTATCACGGTTTCACGTTCGAGAACGTGAAACTGACGTTCAAAGACGGAAAGATCATCGATGCGACAGCAAACGACACGGACCGCATCAACGAGGTGTTCAACACAGATGAAGGCGCCCGTTACGTCGGCGAGTTCGCTATCGGCGTCAACCCGTACATCCAACACCCGATGAAAGACATCTTGTTCGACGAGAAGATTGACGGAAGCTTCCATTTCACGCCGGGCCAGGCGTACGACGACGCATACAACGGTAACGATTCGACGATCCATTGGGATCTCGTCAACATCCAGCGTCCCGACTACGGCGGCGGCGAGATTTGGTTCGATGACGTCTTGATTCGGAAAGACGGTCGTTTCGTCATCGATGAACTGAAACCGCTCAATCCAGAAAACTTGAAGTGA
- a CDS encoding DUF948 domain-containing protein: protein MEITLGGIAGLIAALAFVVLVFFLARVLSNVNRTLGSVANTTENLERQLDGITMEVTALLHKTNRLVDNVEEKTELLAPVAHALDELGTSLNEVTESVRTVSSSVHGAADENKEQIAQAVRWGSVAVELFKKNKTESGERPSRRRGRRERKEETSSVSPGVVATDDTMK from the coding sequence ATGGAAATCACATTAGGAGGCATCGCGGGACTGATTGCTGCACTCGCGTTTGTCGTACTCGTCTTTTTCTTGGCGCGTGTCTTATCGAACGTGAACCGGACACTCGGTAGCGTCGCGAACACGACAGAGAACTTAGAACGACAATTGGATGGTATTACAATGGAAGTGACGGCGCTCTTACATAAGACGAACCGTCTCGTAGATAACGTGGAAGAGAAGACGGAATTACTCGCACCGGTGGCACACGCCCTCGACGAGCTCGGGACTTCACTCAATGAAGTGACAGAGTCAGTACGGACTGTATCTTCGTCTGTACACGGAGCGGCCGATGAGAACAAAGAACAAATTGCCCAGGCTGTGCGATGGGGTTCGGTCGCCGTTGAATTATTCAAGAAAAATAAAACCGAGTCTGGTGAGCGACCATCGCGTCGCCGCGGTCGTCGGGAACGTAAAGAAGAAACATCTTCAGTTTCGCCAGGAGTCGTTGCAACAGACGACACGATGAAGTAA
- a CDS encoding YtxH domain-containing protein produces MTYDKNNTPQQQSSSSGGFLAGVVLGGVIGAAVALLTSPKSGREVRTYLDEKTATSRERLTVKSKEVREKAEPVVGDWIKVASDKSAPLLEKAAPVLNLVKDKAREAAELKQQVDEDELSIEEAMEKADQLVAEAEAEVKEQLDRAAEASSNDSDEKDDSNEKKNDSNEKNDEAKSTSNEKSDVKSSKKADKTEPDRAKPESSRDASANHESDFEAPVKDLLDDESKQELKNLKNDLKNGKK; encoded by the coding sequence ATGACATACGATAAAAACAACACACCACAACAGCAATCTTCATCAAGCGGTGGCTTCTTAGCCGGCGTCGTACTAGGCGGTGTCATCGGAGCGGCGGTCGCCCTTCTCACTTCGCCGAAGAGCGGACGGGAAGTTCGGACGTACCTCGATGAAAAGACGGCGACGTCACGTGAACGTTTGACGGTCAAATCGAAAGAAGTCCGCGAGAAAGCGGAACCGGTCGTTGGGGATTGGATTAAGGTCGCCAGTGACAAATCAGCACCGCTTCTCGAGAAAGCGGCACCTGTCTTGAACCTCGTGAAAGACAAGGCGCGTGAAGCAGCCGAGTTGAAGCAACAAGTCGATGAGGATGAGTTGTCGATCGAAGAAGCGATGGAAAAGGCAGACCAACTTGTTGCCGAAGCGGAAGCTGAAGTGAAGGAACAACTCGACCGTGCGGCCGAAGCGTCTTCAAATGACTCGGATGAGAAAGATGACTCGAACGAGAAGAAAAATGACTCGAACGAGAAGAACGACGAAGCGAAGTCGACTTCAAACGAGAAGTCAGATGTGAAATCGTCGAAGAAAGCGGACAAAACCGAACCGGATCGTGCAAAGCCGGAAAGCAGCCGCGACGCATCGGCTAATCACGAATCGGACTTTGAGGCGCCGGTCAAAGACTTGCTCGATGATGAATCGAAACAAGAGTTGAAAAACTTAAAAAATGATTTAAAAAACGGCAAGAAATGA
- a CDS encoding bifunctional 3-deoxy-7-phosphoheptulonate synthase/chorismate mutase has protein sequence MSPQDQLNRLRREMDELNREMLDLLSRRGALAVEIGKVKRLQGVERYDPVREREMLDFIAAENPGPFETPRLQHLFKEMFKASAELQGEDRDKTLLVSRKRQAEDTIVTLDDVIVGNGRPQLIAGPCAVESFEQVNAVAEKLALSGVKIMRGGAYKPRTSPYDFQGLGFDGLQMLKQAADRHDLRVISEIMTPGAVESALPYVDIIQVGARNMQNFDLLKEVGKTDKPVLLKRGLSATIEEFIYAAEYIMASGNSQIILCERGIRTYERATRNTLDITAVPILKQETHLPVMVDVTHSTGRRDLLLPAAKAALAVGADGVMVEVHPNPAIALSDAQQQLDFDQFDHFVDGLTSQFPQLDLVKK, from the coding sequence ATGAGTCCACAAGATCAATTGAATCGATTACGTCGTGAAATGGATGAGTTGAACCGTGAAATGCTTGATTTGCTTAGTCGCCGTGGCGCGCTCGCAGTCGAGATCGGGAAAGTGAAACGCCTTCAAGGTGTGGAACGCTACGATCCGGTGCGAGAACGTGAGATGCTAGACTTCATCGCGGCGGAGAACCCAGGGCCTTTTGAGACGCCTCGCCTCCAACATTTGTTTAAAGAGATGTTCAAGGCGTCGGCAGAACTGCAAGGCGAAGACCGTGATAAGACGTTGCTCGTGTCGCGGAAACGTCAGGCGGAAGATACGATCGTCACGCTCGACGATGTCATCGTCGGCAACGGACGTCCCCAATTGATTGCTGGACCGTGTGCCGTCGAATCGTTCGAGCAAGTGAATGCGGTCGCCGAGAAACTGGCTTTGTCTGGCGTTAAAATCATGCGGGGCGGGGCATACAAGCCACGGACGTCACCGTATGACTTCCAAGGTCTCGGGTTCGACGGGTTACAAATGCTCAAACAAGCAGCTGACCGTCATGACTTACGGGTCATCTCTGAGATCATGACCCCGGGTGCGGTCGAATCGGCGCTTCCTTACGTGGATATCATTCAAGTCGGGGCCCGCAATATGCAAAACTTTGACTTGTTGAAAGAAGTCGGGAAAACCGATAAACCGGTCTTGTTGAAACGAGGGTTGTCGGCCACGATTGAAGAGTTCATTTATGCGGCTGAATACATCATGGCCAGCGGAAACAGTCAAATCATTCTCTGTGAGCGCGGGATCCGGACGTATGAACGGGCTACTCGCAACACGCTCGACATCACGGCCGTGCCGATCTTGAAACAAGAGACACACTTACCGGTCATGGTCGATGTCACGCATTCGACAGGTCGGCGCGATTTGTTGCTTCCGGCAGCCAAAGCTGCGCTCGCGGTCGGAGCGGACGGCGTCATGGTCGAAGTTCATCCGAATCCGGCGATCGCACTGTCCGACGCCCAGCAACAACTTGATTTCGATCAATTCGACCACTTCGTGGACGGCCTGACGTCGCAATTCCCTCAACTTGATTTGGTAAAAAAGTAA
- the ccpA gene encoding catabolite control protein A, translating to MNSNNVTIYDVAREAGVSMATVSRVVNGNPNVKPTTRKKVQDAIDRLGYRPNAVARGLASKKTTTVGVIVPDISNIFFADLARGIEDVATMYKYNIILGNSDSNRDKEIHLLNTLLGKQVDGIIFMGGRLHEDLVDEFKKSPVPIVLAATLNQGYDLPAVNIDYEQAAYDATEMLIGHGHKQVGFITGPLEQQINGEKKFAGYRRALEDAGLPFRENDVILGNYTYASGLEAMQKMLGRDDCPKAIFAGTDEMALGVIHAIQDAGFSVPNDFEVVGHDNTRLATMIRPKLTTVVQPMYDIGAVAMRLLTKILNAEEVEEKNVVLPHRIERRDSLRND from the coding sequence ATGAATAGTAATAACGTAACAATTTATGATGTCGCACGTGAAGCCGGGGTGTCGATGGCGACCGTCTCCCGTGTCGTCAACGGGAACCCGAACGTAAAGCCGACGACCCGTAAAAAAGTCCAAGACGCGATTGACCGTCTTGGCTATCGCCCGAACGCCGTGGCACGTGGTCTTGCCAGCAAGAAGACGACGACGGTCGGCGTCATCGTCCCGGATATTTCGAACATCTTTTTTGCGGACCTCGCCCGCGGGATCGAGGACGTGGCGACGATGTACAAGTACAACATCATCCTCGGCAACTCGGACTCGAACCGTGACAAGGAGATTCATCTGTTGAACACGTTGCTCGGTAAGCAAGTGGACGGCATTATCTTTATGGGCGGCCGACTCCATGAAGACCTCGTTGACGAGTTCAAGAAATCACCGGTGCCGATCGTCCTCGCGGCGACGCTCAACCAAGGGTATGACTTACCAGCCGTCAACATCGACTACGAGCAGGCAGCGTACGACGCAACCGAGATGCTCATCGGCCACGGCCACAAGCAAGTCGGATTTATCACAGGCCCACTTGAGCAACAAATCAACGGGGAGAAGAAGTTCGCCGGCTACCGCCGGGCACTCGAAGATGCCGGTCTGCCGTTCCGCGAGAACGATGTCATTCTTGGGAACTATACGTACGCCTCTGGTCTCGAAGCTATGCAGAAGATGCTCGGGCGCGATGACTGTCCGAAAGCGATCTTCGCAGGAACGGATGAGATGGCGCTCGGTGTCATCCATGCGATCCAAGATGCTGGTTTCTCGGTTCCGAACGACTTCGAGGTCGTCGGACACGATAACACGCGTCTCGCCACGATGATTCGTCCGAAGTTGACGACGGTCGTCCAGCCAATGTATGACATCGGTGCCGTCGCGATGCGATTGTTGACGAAAATTTTGAATGCAGAAGAAGTCGAAGAGAAGAACGTCGTGCTCCCGCACCGAATCGAACGTCGTGATTCGTTACGGAACGACTAA